The Mycolicibacterium aichiense region TCAACGACATTCCGGGCCTGCACCCGTCGGGCAAGGACAATCATGCGGTGATCAACTCCCACGATGCGGCCGCGCTCGGGATCGCCGACGGGGATCGGGTCAGGGTGTTCTCCGACATCGGTGCGATCGAGCTCACCGCCGTGATCAGCGACAGGCCCCGGCCCGGCGTCGTGATCGTCGACCACGGCTGGGGCTCGCGGGTGTTCGACCCACGCGGCGGTGCCGAGCCGGTGTCGTTCGGCGTCAACCGCAACCTGCTCGTCGAGGGCTCCCCCGTCGATCCGCTGTCGCAGACGCCGGCATTGAGTTCGGCGTACGTGGGGATCGAGCGAGTCGGGCTCTAGCTGGTCACTCTCGTCGCCCAAACCGGCGTTTCGCCGGGAAAGTGCGAGTAGAACGCTGCACAACGTCAATCTCGGCGACCGAGCCGCGCTGAAACGCATCGCGCTCTGACGAGATTGAACTCACGCAGCTGGTTACTCGCACTTCTCCTGCGCCAGTTCAATCTCGTCGAGCGGAGCTGGGGGCGAGTCAGCGGTCCGCCGGGATCGACGTTGCGCAGGCTCCTACTCGGAGTTCTTCTGCGAACTGTCGGTTTGGGCGAAGAACCCCAGCAGCAATTCGACGAGCGCATCAGGTTGCTCGATCTGTGGACAGTGCCCCGCATCATCGATCACCGCCGATCGGCCTGCCGTGATCTGCCCGGCGATCTCGGCAGCCCATCCCGAGGGCAGCAGCTTGTCACCGGCCCCCTCCACCACCAACACGGGCACGCGGATGCGCTCGTAGGCCCGCTTGCTGGACGGCATCGGCGGGACATCGAGGCCGGGGCGACGAAACCTCGCTGCCGCCAACGACTCCCATGCCCCTGGCGCGACACTCGACTCGTAGCGCCGCCGCACGTAGTCATCGTCGACGGGATACGACGCGTCGAAGAACAACGCCTCGACGATCGCGCGCATCGCCTCGAAGGTGGCGTCGTAGTCGTAGAGGGCGGTGGTGTGCCGATTCTTCTGAATCTCCCCGCCGCCACAGATCGTGGCCGCAGTGCGCACCGGCAGCACCGGCGATTCCGAGGTCATGTCCACCAATAAATTGATGGCGCCCATCGAGTTGCCGACGAAATGGGCCGAGTCGATGCCCAGCAGGGCACAGAACCGGGCGATGTGCCGGATACGCATGCCCCGGCCGTCGGTGAAGTCGACGACCTTCGCCGACTCGCCGAAACCCAGCATGTCCGGAGCCAATACCCGATAGTGCCGAGACAGTTCGGGAATCACTCTTTCCCAACCGATTTCGGCACTCACACCGAACTCGCCCCCATGCAGGAGTACGACCGGCTCACCTTCGCCCGCCTCGAGGAAGTGCGTCGTCAGGCCGTCGACGACAAGGGTCCGATGCTGGAAGCTCACTTGATCGCGATCGGGTTGACGGGTGACCCAACCGCACCGGTGACCGACAGCGGGGGCGCGACGAGCTGGAATTCGTAACGGCCGTCGGCCGCGCAATCGGCGGCCAGCTCGGTGAGATTCCAGTACTCGCCCAACATCAAGCCCATATCCCGCAGGCACAACATGTGCATCGGCAAGATGGTGCCGTCGACACCCGACACCGGGTTCTCCACCATCAGGTTGTCGGCCGCCACGGCGGCGACCTGATGATCGTGTAGCCACGACGCGCAGGTCCAATCCAGTCCCGCGCCGGGTTCCCGTCCGTCACGGGTCTCCAAAAACCGCGCCCACCAGCCGGTTCGGATCAGCACGATGTCGCCCGGTTCGATGGTGACACCCTGCCTGCGGGCCGCCTCGTCGAGTTCGGCCGGCGTGATCGGCTCGCCAAGTTCGCAGAACGTCGGTACCCCGCGCAGCTGCACGATGTCCAGAAGGACACCGCGAGAGGTGATGCCTTTGCCGTCGACCTTGTCGATGCCCAAGTAGTACGCGCCGAGACTGGTCACCGAGTCTGCGGGAAAACCGTTGTACAGCTTGTCTTCGTAGTACACGTGCGACAGCGCATCCCACTGCGTGGCAGCCTGCAGCGGCATGATGATCATGTCGTCGTTGAATCGCATCGGCCCGGCCGTCGAATACCCGCTCAGCTGCACGGCCGCCGGGTTCCTCAGCCACGTGGGCCCGTACTCCAGCAGCGTGTTGGCGTCGCCGCCGTCGATCGTCATCACATGGGTGGGGTTCTGCCGATACTGGAACGCGCCCTGGGGGCCGGACGATCCGAAGTCGACACCGAGCGGAAACACCTTGCCGTTCTGGACCGTTGCGGCTGCCTGAGCGACCTTCTCGGGGGTGATGAAGTTCAGGGTGCCGAGCTCGTCGTCGTCGCCCCACCGTCCCCAGTTACGGACGTCGTCGGCAACCCGACGGAAATCGCTCATACTGTGCACCTGGTCATCCCTTCTCGTAGTCGGCGGCGTGCCGCGCCGCGATGTTGCCGCCGTCGGCCCAGATGACCTGACCGGTGATGTAGCCGGCGGCCCGGCTGCCCAGAAACGCCAGCACCGCCGCCTGCTCGGTCGGGTTCGACACCCGGCCCAGGGGCTTGGGGATGTCGTCGAGTCGTCCCTGCCCGTAAGCAGACCGAAGCTGGTCGAGGATCGGGGTGTCGGTGACACCCGGTCCGCTGCAATTGATCCGGATACCCTTGGCGCCCAGCGGCACGGCAGTGGTGACCGCGTAACCGATGATCGCCTCCTTGGACAGCCGGTAACCGCCGTCGGCCAGCGCGTCGGGGTGGTCGTGGCACCATTCGACACCCTCTGCCATCGATCCCGTCGCCAGTAAGCCGGCCGCCTGCGGCAGGTTCTCACGGTAGTTCGCGGCGGCCAACGAGGACACGCAAACGATCGACGCGCCGGGCTGCAGCTGCGGCAGCATCGCCTCGGTGAGGTGCCGGGTGCCCAGGAAGTTGATCGTCACGACCAGCACGGGGTTACCGATCCCCGAGGACACCCCGGCCACGTTGAACAGCGCGTCGACAGGACCGCCGACCGCGTTCACCGCCCGGTCGATCGAGCCGGGGTCGGCCAGATCGATCTCGACGAACTCGTCGACCCCGCTCGACGGCCGGCGCATGTCGAGGCCGACCACTTCGGCACCCAGTGCGGTCAGCTGATCGCACAGCTGCGCGCCGATTCCCGACGCGCAGCCGGTGACGACCACCCGGCGGCCGTCGTACCGCAGCAGATCGTCGATCGTGGACACGGGGCTACTTGGCTTCCCGCTTCTCTTTCTCCAACTGTGCGGCCTTCACGCGGCCTTCGTTGATCTCGGCCATCGCCTCGGGAATCTCACCGGCGGTGAACTTTCCACCCCGGCCGGTGGGCAGACCGCCGAAGGCGTAGGTCTCGTCGAACAACGGAGCCTCCGACGGCTGGCGGCGGGCCTCGACCTTGTCGATCACCGGCGCCAGGCGCTTGGCCTTGTCCTTGACGGCTTTCTCGTCGCGTTCGATGAATTCCGGCAAGATCTCCTTGCCCATGATCTCGATGGATTCCATCGTGCCCTCGTGGCTGCGCGGGTTGAGCAGCAGGATGATCTCGTCGACACCGCTGGCCTCGTAACCACGCAAGAATTCGCGCACCGTATCGGGAGAACCGATCGCCCCGCGGCCCGGGCCGTATGCCAGTGTCGGATCGTCCTTGACGGCGTTCTCGTACAGCTCCCACACCCCGGTGCGACCGGGGATGTGCATGCCGTTGATGTAGTAGTGCATGATGCCGAACGAGAAGAAGCCGCCGCCGATCCCGATCCGCTTGAGGGCCTCCTCGTCGGTCTTGGCCACCATCATCGACAGGTCACCGCCGATCGCGAGCAGGTTCGGGTTGATCGCCGGGGTGACGGGCGTGCCCTGCTCCTCGAACTCCTTGTAGTAGCCGTCCACCCGCTCCTTGAGAGCCTCCGGACCGGTGTAGGCGAAACTCAGTGCGCCGATGGCTTTCTGGGCGGCCATCTGGACCGACGACGGGCGGGTGCAAGCCACCCACACCGGCGGGTGCGGGCTCTGCAGCGGCTTCGGGACGACGTTGCGGGCCGGCATCTGGACGTGCTCGCCCTTGAAACCGGTGAACGGCGCCTCGGTCATACACCGGATCGACACCTCGAGCGCTTCTTCCCACATGGTCCGTTTGTCGGCGGGGTCGATGTCGAAGCCGCCGAGCTCGGCGACCGACGAGCCTTCGCCGGTGCCGAACTCGACCCGGCCGTTCGACAAGTGGTCCA contains the following coding sequences:
- a CDS encoding LLM class flavin-dependent oxidoreductase; its protein translation is MKISLFYEFPLPRPWSEDDEHQLFQHGLDEVELADKAGFSTVWLTEHHFLEEYCHSTAPEMFLAAASQRTKNIRLGFGVMHLPPPINHPARIAERVATLDHLSNGRVEFGTGEGSSVAELGGFDIDPADKRTMWEEALEVSIRCMTEAPFTGFKGEHVQMPARNVVPKPLQSPHPPVWVACTRPSSVQMAAQKAIGALSFAYTGPEALKERVDGYYKEFEEQGTPVTPAINPNLLAIGGDLSMMVAKTDEEALKRIGIGGGFFSFGIMHYYINGMHIPGRTGVWELYENAVKDDPTLAYGPGRGAIGSPDTVREFLRGYEASGVDEIILLLNPRSHEGTMESIEIMGKEILPEFIERDEKAVKDKAKRLAPVIDKVEARRQPSEAPLFDETYAFGGLPTGRGGKFTAGEIPEAMAEINEGRVKAAQLEKEKREAK
- a CDS encoding coniferyl-alcohol dehydrogenase; this translates as MSTIDDLLRYDGRRVVVTGCASGIGAQLCDQLTALGAEVVGLDMRRPSSGVDEFVEIDLADPGSIDRAVNAVGGPVDALFNVAGVSSGIGNPVLVVTINFLGTRHLTEAMLPQLQPGASIVCVSSLAAANYRENLPQAAGLLATGSMAEGVEWCHDHPDALADGGYRLSKEAIIGYAVTTAVPLGAKGIRINCSGPGVTDTPILDQLRSAYGQGRLDDIPKPLGRVSNPTEQAAVLAFLGSRAAGYITGQVIWADGGNIAARHAADYEKG
- a CDS encoding alpha/beta fold hydrolase, with the translated sequence MSFQHRTLVVDGLTTHFLEAGEGEPVVLLHGGEFGVSAEIGWERVIPELSRHYRVLAPDMLGFGESAKVVDFTDGRGMRIRHIARFCALLGIDSAHFVGNSMGAINLLVDMTSESPVLPVRTAATICGGGEIQKNRHTTALYDYDATFEAMRAIVEALFFDASYPVDDDYVRRRYESSVAPGAWESLAAARFRRPGLDVPPMPSSKRAYERIRVPVLVVEGAGDKLLPSGWAAEIAGQITAGRSAVIDDAGHCPQIEQPDALVELLLGFFAQTDSSQKNSE
- a CDS encoding cyclase family protein, whose translation is MSDFRRVADDVRNWGRWGDDDELGTLNFITPEKVAQAAATVQNGKVFPLGVDFGSSGPQGAFQYRQNPTHVMTIDGGDANTLLEYGPTWLRNPAAVQLSGYSTAGPMRFNDDMIIMPLQAATQWDALSHVYYEDKLYNGFPADSVTSLGAYYLGIDKVDGKGITSRGVLLDIVQLRGVPTFCELGEPITPAELDEAARRQGVTIEPGDIVLIRTGWWARFLETRDGREPGAGLDWTCASWLHDHQVAAVAADNLMVENPVSGVDGTILPMHMLCLRDMGLMLGEYWNLTELAADCAADGRYEFQLVAPPLSVTGAVGSPVNPIAIK